One part of the Vicia villosa cultivar HV-30 ecotype Madison, WI linkage group LG6, Vvil1.0, whole genome shotgun sequence genome encodes these proteins:
- the LOC131611378 gene encoding peroxidase 55-like → MEKIMRIVFMVLAMVFMIFSSGEGQLVENFYVSSCPNVELLVSQAVTNKFTQTITTGQATLRLFLHDCFVEGCDASIMIASPNGDAERDAKENLSLPGDGFDTIIKAKEAVEAFCPGVVSCADIIALATRDVIALLGGPSFTVELGRKDGLTSKASNVEQNLPKPTFNLNQLNTIFSKHNLTQTDMIALSGAHTIGFSHCDQFTDRLYSSQVDPTLNPSYAQELMAGCPRNVDPEIVLPLDPQTQFVFDNIYYQNLVNGKGLLSSDQVLFNDEASKSKVVEFANDGGKFFDAFVVAIKKLGRVGVKTGKDGDIRRDCSKFN, encoded by the exons ATGGAGAAAATAATGAGGATTGTGTTTATGGTCTTGGCTATGGTTTTTATGATATTTTCTAGTGGAGAAGGGCAATTAGTAGAGAATTTCTATGTTTCAAGTTGTCCTAATGTGGAACTGTTGGTGTCTCAAGCAGTGACAAACAAGTTTACTCAGACAATTACTACTGGTCAAGCAACTCTTCGTCTCTTTTTGCATGATTGCTTTGTTGAG GGATGTGATGCATCAATTATGATAGCTTCACCAAACGGAGATGCAGAAAGAGATGCAAAGGAAAATCTTTCACTACCAGGAGATGGGTTTGACACTATCATTAAAGCAAAGGAAGCAGTTGAAGCTTTTTGCCCAGGAGTTGTTTCATGTGCTGACATTATAGCACTTGCCACTAGAGACGTAATTGCATTG CTTGGAGGCCCTTCATTCACCGTTGAGCTAGGACGCAAAGACGGACTTACTTCAAAAGCATCAAACGTAGAACAAAATCTCCCAAAACCAACTTTCAAtcttaatcaattaaacacaatttTCTCCAAACACAACCTAACCCAAACCGACATGATAGCACTCTCAGGAGCACACACTATTGGATTTTCACATTGTGACCAATTCACAGATCGTTTATATTCATCTCAAGTGGACCCCACATTAAACCCTAGCTATGCACAAGAACTAATGGCAGGGTGCCCTAGAAATGTTGATCCGGAAATTGTGCTTCCTCTTGACCCTCAAACTCAATTTGTTTTTgataatatttattatcaaaatttGGTTAATGGAAAAGGGTTATTAAGTTCAGATCAAGTTTTATTCAATGACGAAGCTTCAAAGTCTAAGGTTGTTGAGTTTGCTAATGATGGTGGTAagttctttgatgcatttgttgTTGCTATTAAGAAGCTTGGAAGGGTTGGGGTAAAGACGGGTAAAGATGGAGATATTAGGAGAGattgttctaaatttaattag